The following are encoded together in the Streptomyces sp. NBC_00358 genome:
- a CDS encoding BTAD domain-containing putative transcriptional regulator — protein MARRTTSSSTGGSPAPRNRTPQPLPRRRRTFGDFVKAFGALVALLVLLVGVPGALVVEVGWPLPHGAPSWDWLQQEITVGTFIHVLTVLVWFAWAQFTACVLVEMKAALSGVGLPNRVPGAGPSQLLARQLVAALLLVGAAAASFTPGLSQLGQSLDGNQHGSVATAQQTPGGLFGQQREQAAAGVAAAVAEQAANAASQAASSPDGGASAQHGDTKYYRIQPPEGRHHDSLWEIAQRHLGDGRRYKEIYQLNKDRTQPDGSKLSEASLIRPGWIMEMPGDAHGGELVEMPDATPRVPQQVQQQIHDYSRTGDHQQAGGTQNSGKQAGGTDRRSGQGDRDTAHLHVPQQRSGAERGADGSPQGEHATSEAGSDARNGQNEQGERNGQGGHDQGDGQGSQASGQSGFGLPEALVGAPLLAAGLLGALGRRRRQALWQSALGAVGGRRGMEPPVPTGSAADAQDALLVGADPEGVRLLDLSLRGLAGALAAESRPLPTVYAAWLGGNGDLHLQLAQPAGKPPAPWQLGQDQTFWMLARADAERYEEVDTAAPYPGLVSLGTMDDSRLLLNLEAVPGIVSLSGSAADRAGVFASVAAELATNGWSDRMTITLVGFGEDLTPLAPNRLRHLDDVEALVETMEAETRQRRGALGAAGHDSVLTGRTGPAQHTRWAPHLVLLAVEPSAEDAVRLAELAADAGRLGIGYLVGTESGELPGAAWEMEITREGKLLAPLLGLELDAQMLPVAQQQAVVELFVESDPDRGPDGPTNSPPFLVDVSEQGRPAVYARLVGPYEIIGLETPDGERSPLLHEALALLLLHREGVHPRVLSSALWPRGVTEDVRDALVERLRGWLGNDPDGTPRLGTDGTGRLTLAKSVVSDLDVLRSLYHEATQGKGVNSRVVRGRLLTDALVLVRGPLLADRPEGRYGWLTHEIIDAQLPLLVADIGLALCAFHLEKDRAERAIEALNASMNSAPRDERLWNELLRATHATGDDDRLKRLAADLVARSGARGLPPRTEALLDELLPAWRSGTAALG, from the coding sequence ATGGCGCGACGCACCACTTCCAGTTCGACGGGCGGTTCGCCGGCTCCGAGGAATCGGACGCCGCAGCCCCTGCCCCGGCGCCGCCGGACGTTCGGGGACTTCGTGAAGGCGTTCGGGGCGCTCGTCGCCCTGCTGGTGCTGCTCGTCGGTGTGCCCGGCGCGCTGGTCGTCGAGGTGGGATGGCCGCTGCCGCACGGAGCGCCCTCGTGGGACTGGCTCCAGCAGGAGATCACCGTCGGCACGTTCATCCATGTGCTGACGGTCCTCGTGTGGTTCGCGTGGGCGCAGTTCACCGCGTGCGTGCTCGTCGAGATGAAGGCCGCGCTGTCCGGTGTCGGGCTGCCGAACCGCGTACCGGGCGCCGGGCCGAGCCAGTTGCTGGCCCGTCAGCTCGTCGCGGCGCTCCTGCTCGTCGGTGCCGCCGCCGCGAGCTTCACGCCGGGCCTGTCGCAGCTCGGCCAGAGCCTGGATGGCAACCAGCACGGTTCCGTCGCGACCGCCCAGCAGACGCCCGGCGGACTGTTCGGGCAGCAGCGGGAGCAGGCCGCCGCCGGTGTGGCCGCCGCGGTCGCCGAGCAGGCCGCCAACGCCGCGTCCCAGGCGGCGTCCTCGCCGGACGGCGGCGCGTCCGCCCAGCACGGCGACACGAAGTACTACCGCATCCAGCCCCCCGAGGGCCGGCACCACGACTCCCTCTGGGAGATCGCCCAGCGGCACCTCGGTGACGGGCGCCGGTACAAGGAGATCTACCAGCTCAACAAGGACCGGACGCAGCCCGACGGGTCGAAGCTGTCCGAGGCCAGTCTGATCCGGCCCGGCTGGATCATGGAGATGCCGGGCGACGCCCACGGCGGCGAACTCGTCGAGATGCCCGACGCGACGCCCCGGGTTCCGCAGCAGGTCCAGCAGCAGATCCACGACTACTCCAGGACCGGTGACCACCAGCAGGCCGGCGGCACGCAGAACAGCGGCAAGCAGGCCGGTGGCACCGACCGGCGGAGCGGCCAGGGCGATCGGGACACCGCGCACCTTCACGTGCCCCAGCAGCGGTCCGGCGCCGAGCGCGGTGCCGACGGCAGCCCGCAGGGGGAACACGCCACCTCCGAAGCCGGATCGGACGCCCGGAACGGACAGAACGAACAGGGCGAGCGGAACGGACAGGGCGGACACGACCAGGGGGACGGGCAGGGCTCGCAGGCCTCCGGGCAGAGCGGGTTCGGGCTGCCCGAGGCACTCGTCGGCGCGCCCCTGCTCGCCGCCGGCCTCCTCGGCGCTCTCGGCCGACGCCGGCGGCAGGCCCTGTGGCAGTCGGCGCTCGGCGCGGTCGGCGGGCGGCGCGGTATGGAGCCGCCGGTTCCGACCGGGTCCGCCGCGGACGCCCAGGACGCGCTGCTCGTCGGCGCCGACCCCGAGGGCGTACGCCTCCTCGATCTGTCGCTGCGCGGACTCGCGGGCGCTCTCGCCGCCGAGTCCCGCCCGCTGCCGACGGTCTACGCGGCCTGGCTCGGCGGCAACGGCGATCTGCACCTCCAGCTCGCCCAGCCGGCCGGAAAGCCGCCCGCGCCGTGGCAGCTCGGCCAGGACCAGACATTCTGGATGCTGGCACGGGCGGACGCCGAGCGGTACGAAGAGGTCGACACCGCCGCTCCGTACCCCGGTCTCGTGAGCCTCGGCACCATGGACGACTCGCGGCTGCTGCTCAACCTGGAAGCGGTGCCCGGCATCGTCTCGCTGAGCGGAAGCGCGGCCGACCGGGCCGGGGTCTTCGCCTCCGTCGCCGCCGAGCTGGCCACCAACGGCTGGTCGGACCGGATGACGATCACGCTCGTCGGCTTCGGCGAGGACCTGACCCCGCTCGCGCCCAACCGGCTGCGCCATCTCGACGACGTCGAGGCGCTCGTCGAGACGATGGAGGCGGAGACACGGCAGCGCCGGGGCGCGCTGGGCGCCGCCGGTCACGACTCCGTGCTCACCGGCCGCACCGGGCCCGCCCAGCACACCCGTTGGGCCCCGCACCTGGTCCTCCTCGCCGTCGAACCGTCCGCCGAGGATGCCGTCAGGCTCGCCGAACTGGCCGCGGACGCGGGACGGTTGGGGATCGGCTACCTCGTCGGAACCGAGTCCGGTGAACTGCCCGGCGCCGCCTGGGAGATGGAGATCACTCGGGAGGGCAAACTGCTCGCGCCGCTGCTCGGCCTCGAACTCGACGCGCAGATGTTGCCCGTCGCGCAGCAGCAGGCGGTCGTGGAGCTCTTCGTGGAGTCGGACCCGGACCGCGGCCCCGACGGGCCGACGAACTCCCCGCCGTTCCTCGTCGACGTCAGCGAGCAGGGGCGGCCCGCCGTCTACGCGCGGCTTGTCGGCCCGTACGAGATCATCGGCCTGGAGACGCCCGACGGCGAACGCAGTCCGCTGCTGCACGAGGCCCTCGCGCTGCTCCTGCTGCACCGTGAAGGGGTGCACCCGCGCGTGCTGTCCTCCGCGCTGTGGCCTCGGGGTGTCACCGAGGACGTGCGCGACGCGCTCGTCGAGCGGTTGCGCGGCTGGCTCGGCAACGACCCCGACGGCACACCCCGCCTCGGCACCGACGGGACCGGGCGGCTCACGCTCGCCAAGTCCGTCGTCTCCGACCTGGACGTACTGCGCTCCCTCTACCACGAGGCGACGCAGGGCAAGGGCGTCAACAGCCGTGTGGTGCGCGGGCGGTTGCTCACCGACGCGCTCGTCCTGGTCCGCGGTCCGCTGCTCGCCGACCGCCCCGAGGGGCGCTACGGCTGGCTCACCCACGAGATCATCGACGCCCAACTGCCGCTGCTCGTCGCGGACATCGGTCTGGCCCTCTGCGCGTTCCACCTGGAGAAGGACCGGGCGGAGAGGGCGATCGAGGCGTTGAACGCCTCGATGAACTCGGCGCCGCGGGACGAGCGGCTGTGGAACGAACTGCTGCGCGCGACGCACGCGACGGGGGACGACGACCGGTTGAAGCGGCTCGCCGCCGATCTGGTCGCCCGCAGCGGGGCGCGCGGGCTGCCGCCCCGGACGGAGGCGCTGCTCGACGAACTGCTGCCGGCCTGGCGAAGCGGCACGGCAGCGCTGGGCTGA
- the mqnC gene encoding cyclic dehypoxanthinyl futalosine synthase codes for MTEKADLQSVLDRAAEGGRITPEEALVLYRDAPLHALGAAADAVRRRRYAGTEHIATYIIERNINYTNVCVTACKFCAFYAAPKDTAKGWTRDLDDILRRCAETVELGGTQIMFQGGHHPDYGVEYYEKHFAAIKAAYPELVIHSLGASEVEHMARISKVSVEEAIQRIHTAGLDSFAGAGAELLPARPRKAIAPLKESGERWLEIMEISHGLGVESTSTMLMGTGETNAERIEHLRMIRDVQDRTGGFRAFIPYTYQPENNHLKGRTQATLFEYLRMIAIARLFLDNVAHIQGSWLTTGKEVGQLSLHYGADDLGSIMLEENVVSSAGAKHRSNRMEIIDLIRKAGRVPAQRTTTYEHIVVHDDPADDPVDERVMSHISSTAIEGGTAHPELKLLASN; via the coding sequence GTGACCGAGAAGGCCGACCTTCAGTCCGTGCTGGACCGCGCCGCCGAGGGTGGGCGGATCACTCCGGAAGAGGCGCTCGTCCTCTACCGCGACGCCCCGCTGCACGCGCTCGGCGCAGCCGCCGACGCCGTGCGCCGCCGCAGGTACGCGGGTACCGAGCACATCGCGACGTACATCATCGAGCGCAACATCAACTACACGAACGTGTGCGTCACGGCGTGCAAGTTCTGCGCGTTCTACGCGGCCCCCAAGGACACCGCCAAGGGCTGGACGCGCGACCTCGACGACATCCTGCGCCGCTGCGCGGAGACCGTCGAGCTGGGCGGCACCCAGATCATGTTCCAGGGCGGACACCACCCGGACTACGGCGTCGAGTACTACGAGAAGCACTTCGCCGCGATCAAGGCCGCCTACCCCGAGCTGGTCATCCACTCCCTCGGCGCGTCCGAGGTCGAGCACATGGCCCGCATCTCCAAGGTGTCGGTGGAGGAGGCCATCCAGCGGATCCACACCGCCGGCCTCGACTCCTTCGCGGGCGCCGGCGCCGAACTCCTCCCGGCCCGCCCCCGCAAGGCGATCGCCCCCCTCAAGGAGTCCGGCGAGCGGTGGCTGGAGATCATGGAGATCTCGCACGGACTGGGCGTCGAGTCGACGTCCACCATGCTGATGGGCACCGGCGAGACCAACGCCGAGCGCATCGAGCACCTGCGGATGATCCGTGACGTACAGGACCGGACGGGCGGCTTCCGCGCCTTCATCCCGTACACCTACCAGCCCGAGAACAACCACCTGAAGGGCCGTACGCAGGCGACCCTCTTCGAGTACCTGCGGATGATCGCGATCGCCCGCCTGTTCCTCGACAACGTCGCCCACATCCAGGGCTCCTGGCTGACCACCGGCAAGGAGGTCGGCCAGCTCTCCCTGCACTACGGCGCGGACGACCTCGGCTCGATCATGCTGGAGGAGAACGTCGTCTCCTCCGCCGGCGCGAAGCACCGCTCCAACCGCATGGAGATCATCGACCTGATCCGCAAGGCGGGCCGTGTCCCGGCCCAGCGGACCACGACGTACGAGCACATCGTCGTCCACGACGACCCGGCGGACGACCCGGTCGACGAGCGCGTCATGTCCCACATCTCCTCGACGGCGATCGAGGGTGGCACGGCCCACCCCGAGCTGAAGCTGCTCGCGTCCAACTGA
- a CDS encoding A24 family peptidase, whose product MDLDLWLVVAGALWGAAAGLLVPRPAYRFAVEPDEPWRDRCPEGLPITGAARGWLGPARSPGGTRYGPGVLLVSPVTALLCAGLALATGTRPELAVWLLLAPLGVLLAVVDFRVQRLPDALTLPLAAAALVLLGVAAVLPEHAGEWATALFGSLALGGGYFVLFLVNPNGMGFGDVKLALGLGAVLGWYGWSVVVLGTFAGFLFGGLYGLGLVVMRRAGRKTSIPFGPFLIAGAYVGILIGAYAA is encoded by the coding sequence GTGGATCTCGACCTCTGGCTCGTCGTCGCCGGTGCCCTCTGGGGCGCGGCGGCCGGGCTGCTGGTGCCCCGGCCCGCGTACCGGTTCGCCGTGGAGCCGGACGAGCCGTGGCGGGACCGCTGTCCCGAGGGGCTGCCGATCACCGGGGCCGCGCGCGGGTGGCTCGGCCCCGCCCGATCGCCCGGAGGTACCCGGTACGGCCCCGGCGTCCTCCTCGTGTCGCCGGTCACCGCCCTGCTCTGTGCCGGGCTCGCCCTCGCGACCGGTACGCGTCCGGAGCTGGCCGTCTGGCTGCTGCTCGCGCCGCTCGGCGTCCTGCTCGCGGTCGTGGACTTCCGGGTGCAGCGACTGCCGGACGCGCTGACCCTGCCGCTCGCGGCGGCCGCGCTCGTGCTGCTCGGGGTGGCCGCCGTCCTGCCCGAGCACGCGGGGGAGTGGGCGACGGCGCTGTTCGGGTCGCTCGCCCTGGGCGGCGGCTACTTCGTGCTGTTCCTCGTCAACCCGAACGGCATGGGGTTCGGCGATGTGAAACTGGCCCTCGGTCTCGGCGCGGTGCTCGGCTGGTACGGGTGGAGCGTGGTGGTCCTGGGGACCTTCGCCGGGTTCCTGTTCGGCGGGCTGTACGGGCTGGGGCTGGTCGTCATGCGGCGCGCGGGGCGCAAGACGTCGATCCCCTTCGGCCCGTTCCTGATCGCGGGGGCGTACGTGGGAATTCTGATCGGGGCTTACGCGGCCTGA
- a CDS encoding imidazolonepropionase-like domain-containing protein — MLTLHVAEQSAGTSVLVDGAAVAAVGPYEELAAAHPDARVRRWPGILTPGLLNPYGPELLEAVYHPDPREAEGFGTEPIGGERAKRIFRADPARVGASARRGIQRLLAHGTVAVAGDLRSRVVVDAVRRVGLAVGRRPDPLVGPASLSPTPLILLPGLVPGGPARFAVFDVADRDELVRRGAGTCVATVIGGRLVYRAR, encoded by the coding sequence GTGCTGACACTTCACGTAGCCGAGCAGTCGGCCGGGACCTCGGTCCTGGTCGACGGGGCAGCCGTCGCCGCCGTCGGCCCGTACGAGGAACTGGCCGCCGCCCACCCGGATGCGAGGGTGCGCCGCTGGCCCGGCATCCTGACGCCGGGACTGCTCAACCCGTACGGCCCGGAGCTCCTGGAGGCCGTGTACCACCCGGACCCGCGCGAGGCCGAAGGCTTCGGCACGGAGCCCATCGGCGGGGAGCGGGCCAAGCGGATCTTCCGCGCCGATCCCGCACGCGTCGGCGCGAGCGCGCGGCGCGGGATCCAGCGGTTGCTGGCGCACGGCACGGTGGCGGTGGCCGGTGACCTGCGGTCGCGAGTCGTGGTCGACGCGGTGCGCAGGGTCGGTCTCGCGGTGGGGCGGCGGCCGGACCCGCTCGTGGGGCCGGCGTCGCTGTCCCCGACCCCGCTGATCCTGCTGCCGGGGCTGGTGCCGGGCGGCCCCGCCCGGTTCGCCGTGTTCGACGTGGCGGACCGCGACGAACTGGTCCGGCGCGGTGCGGGGACCTGCGTGGCGACCGTGATCGGCGGGCGACTGGTGTACCGCGCCCGCTGA
- a CDS encoding type II secretion system F family protein, translating into MNLTMPILIGAVLGLGVYALVRALMPSKRSAVAQVARIDAMRARGAAYESAHRGQQDTGRFGGLRAQVGARVAEFYLQQGWEQRSLRADLAVLDRSWERFLATKVLLAAAGVFFGPFLFAVVWTLGVGRSPIIPVWLALLFAIVFFFLPDVEVRRDAVDRRRDLRRVIGAYLDLVSMSLAGGRGLPEALMAAAEISDGWATQRIRNALNDARITGISQWQALGSLGEELGVEELKDLSASLALVADDGAKVRESLASRAETMRHRELSEIEGSAGEKSQSMLVAQLLLCAGFLVFLIFPAAMRVFQV; encoded by the coding sequence ATGAACCTGACCATGCCGATCCTGATCGGCGCAGTCCTCGGCCTGGGTGTCTACGCGCTCGTCCGCGCGCTCATGCCGTCGAAGCGCAGCGCGGTCGCGCAGGTCGCCCGCATCGACGCGATGCGGGCCCGCGGGGCGGCGTACGAGTCCGCGCACCGCGGACAGCAGGACACCGGGCGGTTCGGCGGCCTGCGTGCCCAAGTGGGCGCCCGTGTCGCCGAGTTCTATCTCCAGCAGGGCTGGGAGCAGCGCTCGCTCCGGGCCGATCTGGCGGTCCTGGACCGGAGTTGGGAGAGGTTTCTCGCGACGAAGGTGCTGCTGGCCGCGGCCGGTGTCTTCTTCGGGCCGTTCCTCTTCGCCGTCGTCTGGACGCTGGGCGTCGGCCGCAGTCCGATCATCCCGGTCTGGCTGGCGCTGCTCTTCGCGATCGTCTTCTTCTTCCTCCCCGATGTGGAGGTGCGCCGGGACGCGGTCGACAGGCGGCGCGACCTGCGGCGCGTGATCGGCGCCTATCTGGACCTGGTGTCGATGAGCCTGGCCGGCGGCCGCGGGCTGCCCGAGGCGTTGATGGCGGCCGCCGAGATCTCCGACGGCTGGGCCACGCAGCGCATCCGCAACGCACTCAACGACGCCCGCATCACCGGCATCAGCCAGTGGCAGGCGCTCGGCTCGCTCGGCGAGGAACTCGGCGTCGAGGAGCTCAAGGACCTGTCGGCCTCCTTGGCGCTGGTCGCCGACGACGGCGCGAAGGTGCGCGAGTCGCTCGCCTCGCGCGCCGAGACGATGCGCCACCGCGAACTCTCCGAGATCGAGGGCAGCGCGGGCGAGAAGTCGCAGTCGATGCTGGTCGCCCAACTGCTGCTGTGCGCGGGCTTCCTGGTGTTCCTGATCTTCCCGGCGGCGATGCGCGTGTTCCAGGTCTGA
- a CDS encoding TadE/TadG family type IV pilus assembly protein — translation MGGEALFAALRHRVSGRRRDRGLSTIEVVILAPVMILFILVLVAFGQLVDGRGALDGAARDAARAGSIQKDHATAMAEARKAAEADLGDICSGPVTVTQTSAGFVADTLFTVEVSCEVRGLAMLGLDVPTTLQASFSSPLDPFRRTA, via the coding sequence ATGGGAGGAGAAGCCCTGTTCGCCGCCCTCCGGCATCGCGTGTCCGGCCGTCGGCGCGACCGGGGGCTGTCCACCATCGAGGTGGTCATCCTCGCCCCGGTGATGATCCTCTTCATCCTGGTGCTGGTTGCCTTCGGGCAACTGGTGGACGGGCGGGGCGCGTTGGACGGAGCCGCCAGGGACGCCGCGCGGGCCGGGTCGATCCAGAAGGACCACGCGACCGCCATGGCCGAGGCGAGGAAGGCCGCCGAGGCCGACCTCGGAGACATCTGCTCGGGCCCGGTGACCGTGACACAGACCAGCGCGGGCTTCGTGGCGGACACGCTCTTCACCGTCGAGGTGAGCTGTGAGGTGCGCGGTCTCGCGATGCTCGGCCTCGACGTGCCCACCACGCTGCAGGCCAGCTTCAGTTCACCGCTCGACCCGTTCCGGAGGACGGCATGA
- a CDS encoding helix-turn-helix domain-containing protein: protein MALRRDATARQTRLAAELRRLREAAGLASREAATLLGVSPAQISQIETALAGVSEKRLRRLAAHYVCTDEEFVDALAAMATDRTHGWWEQYRGLLPTPFLDLAELEHHATFLREAQFLYIPGLLQTEDYARAVFSYRVPELPAEEIELRVRHRIQRKVILKGRAPTRYDGVVHEAALRIMVGDRATARAQLAHLLELSEADHITVRVIPFDLEGFGGATSAMAYAGGSVSKLDTVVRDAPQGAAFIDSEAQLNAYRTLFRKVVAVSLGADRTRDFIHRLTKEL, encoded by the coding sequence ATGGCATTGAGGCGCGACGCAACGGCACGCCAGACGCGCCTGGCGGCCGAACTGCGCAGACTCCGCGAGGCGGCAGGCCTCGCGTCACGAGAAGCGGCAACCCTGCTCGGCGTAAGTCCCGCGCAGATCAGTCAGATCGAGACGGCCCTCGCCGGCGTGAGCGAGAAGCGGCTACGCCGACTTGCGGCGCACTACGTCTGCACGGACGAGGAGTTCGTGGACGCCTTGGCCGCCATGGCGACTGACCGGACGCACGGCTGGTGGGAGCAGTATCGCGGCCTGCTGCCCACGCCGTTCCTCGACCTCGCCGAACTGGAACATCACGCGACCTTTCTGCGGGAGGCCCAGTTCCTGTACATCCCCGGACTCCTCCAGACGGAGGACTACGCTCGCGCGGTCTTCTCCTATCGGGTACCCGAACTTCCCGCTGAAGAGATCGAGTTGCGCGTGCGGCACCGGATACAACGCAAGGTGATCCTCAAAGGCCGGGCACCGACGCGGTACGACGGTGTCGTCCACGAGGCGGCGCTGCGCATCATGGTCGGCGACCGCGCGACCGCCCGGGCCCAACTCGCCCACCTGCTCGAACTCTCCGAAGCTGACCACATCACCGTGCGTGTCATCCCCTTCGACCTGGAGGGGTTCGGCGGCGCCACGAGTGCCATGGCGTACGCGGGAGGTTCCGTGTCGAAGCTGGACACCGTGGTACGCGACGCCCCCCAGGGCGCGGCCTTCATCGACTCCGAAGCCCAACTCAACGCCTATCGCACGCTCTTCCGTAAGGTGGTGGCTGTGTCGCTGGGCGCCGACCGGACTCGCGACTTCATCCACAGGTTGACGAAGGAGCTGTGA
- a CDS encoding TadE family protein, whose amino-acid sequence MRVREHRGVRRWVRRRVEAASARGDSGMTAIEFVLLTPVLFFMIFATVQFALYFFADHVAQAAAQAGARKARATADAQPGAWRGEAGDVVDSYIRQLGPKLVLSPDVKMLQPEPNTVGVEITARVPAVFPGLDLKVHAQSSGPVERFVKEKN is encoded by the coding sequence ATGCGAGTGCGCGAACACCGAGGGGTACGTCGTTGGGTGCGCCGCAGGGTGGAGGCAGCCTCCGCCCGCGGTGACTCCGGCATGACCGCGATCGAGTTCGTGCTGCTCACTCCGGTGCTCTTCTTCATGATCTTCGCGACGGTGCAGTTCGCGCTGTACTTCTTCGCGGACCATGTGGCCCAGGCGGCGGCCCAGGCGGGCGCCCGCAAGGCCCGCGCCACGGCCGACGCGCAGCCCGGCGCCTGGCGCGGCGAGGCGGGTGACGTCGTCGACAGCTACATCCGCCAGCTCGGCCCGAAGCTGGTGCTGTCCCCGGACGTGAAGATGCTCCAGCCGGAGCCGAACACGGTGGGCGTCGAGATCACGGCGAGGGTCCCCGCGGTCTTTCCGGGGCTGGATCTGAAGGTGCACGCGCAGTCGTCGGGCCCCGTGGAGCGGTTCGTGAAGGAGAAGAACTGA
- a CDS encoding ATP-binding protein, whose product MPETEPWTYALHIPQDARAVTVCRRTVRLILTLHGLIRLADVAELLAAELVSNAVRHTKGPAALRLHWRGGVLRIGAWDASPVPPPYDVAMASGDEEAGRGLVLVRACADDWGWHPLRQGGDIGKYVWCDLAAA is encoded by the coding sequence ATGCCCGAAACCGAACCCTGGACCTACGCCCTGCACATCCCCCAGGACGCCCGCGCGGTGACCGTCTGCCGCCGTACCGTCCGTCTGATCCTCACCCTTCACGGGCTGATCCGCCTCGCGGACGTCGCCGAGTTGCTGGCGGCGGAGCTGGTCTCCAACGCGGTACGGCATACGAAGGGCCCGGCTGCCCTGCGGCTGCACTGGCGGGGCGGGGTGCTGCGGATCGGTGCGTGGGACGCGAGCCCGGTGCCGCCGCCGTACGACGTGGCGATGGCCTCCGGCGATGAGGAAGCGGGCCGGGGTCTCGTCCTCGTGCGAGCCTGCGCCGACGACTGGGGCTGGCATCCCCTGCGGCAGGGCGGCGACATCGGCAAGTACGTGTGGTGCGACCTGGCCGCGGCCTAG
- a CDS encoding DUF397 domain-containing protein, which translates to MSTPADWQKSSYSGPGDGDSCVELASTPATLHLRESDDPATVLSITPASVGHLLKAIRTGAVAAPRTT; encoded by the coding sequence GTGAGCACCCCCGCCGACTGGCAGAAGTCGTCCTATTCAGGCCCCGGTGACGGGGACTCCTGCGTCGAACTCGCCTCCACCCCCGCCACCCTCCACCTCCGCGAGTCCGACGACCCCGCCACCGTCCTCTCCATCACCCCGGCCTCCGTCGGCCACCTCCTCAAGGCCATACGCACCGGGGCGGTCGCCGCGCCCCGGACGACGTAA
- a CDS encoding pilus assembly protein TadG-related protein, producing the protein MPSAVSGWAAVRRARLDDRGSGAGAVIIFALVFLSLSAFVIDGGMSISKRERAADIAEQAARYAAQDIDLESLYENRNGPAPINFENCGARVKAFAREMGMSGADIAATHCVTADAEQVEVEVQLTYSPVFTGMFYGGDVVVHGSAVAQNEVG; encoded by the coding sequence ATGCCCTCTGCGGTAAGCGGCTGGGCCGCGGTGCGCCGCGCACGCCTGGACGACCGGGGCTCGGGCGCCGGCGCGGTCATCATCTTCGCGCTCGTGTTCCTGTCGCTCTCGGCCTTCGTCATCGACGGCGGCATGTCGATCTCCAAGCGGGAGCGGGCCGCGGACATCGCCGAGCAGGCGGCCCGTTACGCCGCCCAGGACATCGACCTCGAATCCCTCTACGAGAACCGGAACGGCCCGGCGCCCATCAACTTCGAGAACTGCGGCGCCCGCGTGAAGGCGTTCGCCCGCGAGATGGGCATGTCCGGCGCCGACATCGCCGCCACCCACTGTGTGACCGCCGACGCGGAACAGGTGGAGGTCGAGGTCCAGCTCACCTACTCGCCGGTCTTCACCGGCATGTTCTACGGCGGTGACGTGGTCGTCCACGGCAGTGCGGTGGCTCAGAACGAGGTGGGCTGA
- a CDS encoding chitinase, whose amino-acid sequence MRSFLKPAAGVAFLVSLACAGCSAGSGDAPDTASGGPGGTTAAAAAPNAGAAKSSGTAYAPYVSATTPVGTDSAGSPATYNLAFVISDGSGCVPKWDGMYAIGDAAVKSRISALRKSGASVRVSFGGADGKELASTCDNATDLAAAYGAALDAAGSAQADFDVEGVQLSDSGSVALRSEAIALLQKKRPGLTVSFTLPVMPSGLDADGLALLESANDHSVDVSTVNIMTMNYGSSFTDDMGGYAITSAEATHDQLKKVFGLSSGGAWRGLALTSMIGVNDVHNETFGLSDAARVRAFAEKKGVAWVSMWASFRDQQCEKGSATAGDASTDCSGVKQSSGAFAKALAG is encoded by the coding sequence ATGCGGAGTTTCCTGAAGCCGGCCGCCGGGGTCGCCTTCCTGGTGTCGCTGGCCTGTGCGGGGTGCTCCGCGGGCAGCGGTGACGCCCCGGACACGGCGTCCGGGGGGCCCGGCGGGACGACGGCCGCGGCGGCGGCACCGAACGCGGGCGCGGCGAAGTCCTCGGGCACCGCGTACGCCCCGTACGTCAGTGCCACGACCCCCGTCGGCACCGACTCGGCGGGATCGCCGGCCACCTACAACCTGGCCTTCGTGATCTCCGACGGGAGCGGTTGCGTACCGAAGTGGGACGGGATGTACGCCATCGGCGACGCGGCCGTGAAGTCCCGGATCTCGGCCCTCAGGAAGTCCGGCGCGAGTGTCCGGGTGTCGTTCGGCGGCGCGGACGGCAAGGAACTGGCGTCGACGTGCGACAACGCGACCGACCTCGCGGCGGCCTACGGCGCGGCGCTGGACGCGGCCGGCTCCGCACAGGCGGACTTCGACGTCGAGGGCGTCCAGTTGAGCGACTCCGGTTCGGTCGCGCTGCGTTCCGAGGCCATCGCGCTGCTCCAGAAGAAGCGCCCCGGCCTGACGGTGTCCTTCACCCTGCCGGTGATGCCGTCCGGCCTCGACGCCGACGGCCTGGCCTTGCTGGAATCCGCCAACGACCACTCCGTGGACGTCTCCACCGTCAACATCATGACCATGAACTACGGCAGTTCGTTCACGGACGACATGGGCGGCTACGCGATCACGTCCGCCGAGGCGACCCACGACCAGTTGAAGAAGGTGTTCGGACTGTCGAGCGGCGGCGCCTGGCGGGGGCTCGCGCTCACCTCGATGATCGGCGTGAACGACGTGCACAACGAGACGTTCGGCCTCTCGGACGCGGCGCGGGTAAGGGCGTTCGCCGAGAAGAAGGGGGTGGCCTGGGTGTCGATGTGGGCGTCGTTCCGGGACCAGCAGTGCGAGAAGGGCAGCGCCACGGCCGGTGACGCGTCGACCGACTGCAGTGGCGTGAAGCAGAGTTCGGGGGCGTTCGCGAAGGCGTTGGCCGGCTGA